The proteins below are encoded in one region of Lytechinus pictus isolate F3 Inbred chromosome 11, Lp3.0, whole genome shotgun sequence:
- the LOC129271153 gene encoding arylsulfatase B-like gives MLEFRMALKYLLPVVVLYWSLETVTSAPSHSPRPNVIFILADDLGHNDVGYIGREHGSAIRTPHIDRLAEGGVRLDKYYVQPICTPTRSQLLSGRYQIHTGLQHSIIHPAQPNCLPLDEVTLPQKLKEQGYATHMVGKWHLGFYKAACMPTERGFDSYFGYLTGSENYYFHNRSYTVNGKYIRGFDLRDNKTPAFQYKGQYSTHLFTKKTIDVIKTHDKSKPFFLYLAFQAVHSPLEVPLKYKEPYANISELNRRTYAGMVTCMDEGIGNITQALKDTGLYNNTIIIFSSDNGGPVHVGANNWPLRGCKATLWEGGVRGVGFVHSPLLPPSVTGRINREFIHVSDWLPTIVTGIAGGSLNGTKPLDGFNVWDSISGMEPSPRIELLHNLDPLVVAPDVESDDDKGWIPGRFNTSLRAALRVGDWKIQTGTGEKNEIPSPPANFWKPPPESGLPAIYPVQKPNQKVWLFNITADPLERNDLSDKYPDVVEMLLRRLQNYYEDSVPPRYPPSDMNADPAKHGGVWGPWE, from the exons ATGCTGGAGTTTAGGATGGCCCTAAAATATCTATTACCAGTTGTCGTACTGTATTGGTCACTGGAAACTGTTACTTCAGCTCCTTCACATTCTCCCCGACCTAATGTCATATTCATCCTCGCAGACGACTTGGGACACAACGACGTCGGTTATATCGGTCGCGAGCATGGATCGGCGATACGTACGCCTCACATTGACCGGTTAGCTGAGGGAGGGGTCAGGTTGGATAAATATTATGTCCAGCCAATCTGCACCCCTACTAGGAGCCAGCTACTATCGGGAAGGTACCAG atcCACACAGGTCTCCAGCATAGTATAATACATCCTGCCCAGCCAAACTGCCTTCCTCTAGATGAGGTGACTCTCCCCCAGAAATTGAAAGAGCAGGGCTACGCCACTCATATGGTGGGGAAATGGCATCTTGGATTCTATAAAGCCGCCTGCATGCCAACGGAAAGGGGCTTCGATTCGTATTTTG GATATCTCACCGGATCTGAAAACTACTACTTCCACAATCGTTCCTACACTGTCAATGGAAAGTATATAAGAGGCTTTGATTTACGGGACAACAAGACACCGGCATTCCAGTACAAGGGACAGTATTCGACACATCTTTTTactaaaaaaacaattgatGTTATCAAAACTCACGATAAGTCCAAG CCTTTCTTCCTGTACTTGGCGTTTCAAGCAGTTCACTCGCCCTTGGAAGTACCTCTAAAATACAAGGAGCCTTATGCGAACATCAGCGAGTTAAACCGAAGGACATATGCAGGAATGGTCACGTGTATGGATGAAGGCATAGGGAACATTACTCAGGCTCTTAAGGACACGGGACTGTAcaacaacaccatcatcatattCTCATCAG ATAATGGTGGTCCGGTTCATGTTGGTGCGAATAACTGGCCTTTAAGGGGGTGCAAGGCCACACTCTGGGAGGGAGGGGTACGTGGTGTGGGGTTCGTTCACAGCCCACTCTTACCCCCATCAGTGACAGGAAGGATCAATCGTGAGTTTATACACGTTAGCGACTGGCTACCAACCATCGTGACAGGGATTGCTGGAGGTAGCCTGAACGGCACCAAACCGTTAGATGGCTTCAACGTTTGGGACTCCATCAG TGGCATGGAACCCTCGCCCCGGATAGAGCTCCTTCATAATCTTGATCCCCTCGTCGTGGCACCGGACGTCGAAAGCGATGATGATAAGGGATGGATTCCTGGACGATTCAATACTTCACTACGTGCTGCTCTGCGTGTTGGTGATTGGAAGATACAGACAGGCACTggagagaaaaatgaaataccaa GTCCACCTGCAAATTTCTGGAAGCCTCCTCCTGAATCGGGTCTTCCCGCTATTTACCCAGTTCAAAAACCGAATCAGAAAGTGTGGCTCTTCAACATAACTGCTGATCCGCTAGAGAGGAACGATCTATCCGATAAATATCCGGATGTGGTGGAAATGCTTTTACGCAGACTGCAGAACTATTATGAAGATTCGGTTCCGCCGAGATATCCGCCCTCGGATATGAATGCAGATCCGGCTAAACACGGTGGTGTCTGGGGTCCGTGGGAATGA